Within the Aspergillus luchuensis IFO 4308 DNA, chromosome 5, nearly complete sequence genome, the region AAAACTCAGCCCGACCTTGCCATTACCAACGACGACGTTGATCGTGCCATGGCTGATGTTCGACGTGATCTTTTTGAAGATGAGCTTTCCGGTGAGGATAGTGATGAACATGCAGTAGCGCGGGGATCTCAGAACAATTCCTCTAGTCATGAAAAACAGCGTGCTCGCATTGCTGATGAGATTCGCCGCTTGGAGGCTGCCAACGTTGCCAAGAAGGATTGGATGCTAGCTGGTGAAGCCAGGGCTGTCGAAAGGCCTGTGAACTCACTTATTGAGGAAGACCTGGATTTCGAAAGGATCGGAAAGCCCGTGCCAGTCGTTACGGCAGAGTTGTCAGAGGATATCGAAGAGCTTGTCAAGCGTCGCATCCTTGCCAAACAATTTGACGAAGTAATACGTCGGCGCCCTGGTGTTTCCGACGCACAGCGTGCGCGGGGAGTTCGTCCTGAACTGGAAGACACCAAACCCCAGCAAAGCCTTGCTGAATTATATGAGGCTGACCATCTTCGTGCTACCGATCCAAATTTCGTTGACCCTAAAAATCAGAAGTTGATCCGTGAGCATGCCACTGTAACAAGCTTATGGAAAGAGATCAGCTCTCAACTAGACACGCTCTCGAACTGGCATTACAAGCCCAAGGCTCCGCAGGCAAGCATAAATGTTGTCACTGATGTGGCAACAATCACTATGGAGGATGCCCAGCCGACAGCTAGCAACGCTGTAACTGGGACAGCAACCCTTGCGCCGCAGGAGATCTACGCACCTGGCGACGATAACAAGGTCGCTGGTGAAATGATTATGAAGAATGGAACGGCAATCGCCAAAGAGGAGATGACCAGGGAACAAAAGGCTAGGTTGCGTCGAGAgcacaaaaagcaaaacgCCAGCACCGCAAAATCCCAGAAGACAGGTAAAGCGGCTGAAAATCAGCAGCTCATGTCGGACTTGAAGAAGGGTGGAGTCAAATTGATTGGGAAGCAGGGCGAAGTGACAAATATTAATGGCGGTAAAATCAAAGAAGCTGTGAAGGAAGGTGGCCATGTGCTCAAGCTTTAGATTTCAGTGCGGTTACAGATTGGATCTATGTACCAAAGATAAGCGTATTTCGATATATTCACACAAAACGTTCCCTAGTAGTTTTAGTTTTAATTTGTAGCTAGACCTTCCTAGACAGCCCTCTTGTCCGACTTCAACCGTATCTGGTAGAGGAAAATGTTCTCGCGCCGGTATGTCTCCGCATCAGGGTCATCCCGGATTTCTTCCACATCAAACATCTTCCTTGCATGTTTCATGAAACGGAGGTCTGCTCTTCTACGCCTCTTAAAGCAGAAGTAACAGATAGAGTCTGGACCAAGAAGATCATTCAAGGTCGAGATTAGTAGCGGGAAGGCGGGCTCAAAGTAAACACAGTCAGCGGCGAGGATAATTGCGGGATGCTTTGGGATGCTGTCTGGGAGGGAGTCTCCCCAGTTTAGTACTGTAGCTTCGACTGTAGAAGAAAGATTGTTGAGCTTGATATTCGTCTTCATCAGGGGCAACATGGGAGCTTGATCCGTAATGTAAATTCGTGGCACCTCAGGGTGACATCTGCGTGCAAGCGCAAGGCCAACAAGACCGCCGCCGGCTCCAAGTTCAACTCTAACCAACAATTAGCAGGGGTCAATTACCCGCATACCAGGCACAAGTCGGACAGGTTGCAGGTGAGGACAAAACTGGGTCATAGGGCAACGGACATTGTTTTACCGAGAAAGCTAGATTGATGTTGGCGTAGCAAGTACTTCGACAGGACCATCCCCGCTGGCCATAGCTGGCCTCCACACCCTTCCTTTAGATCTTCCTGGAGAAGTAGAGGGTTCGATAACATCCCATCAAAGGAGATGGTGCTCTGACTGGCGGGCTTAAAATCCCTAACCGGGATCAACGATTCATCGATGTCTAATGAATCATTCATGTCGATTGCAGCTGGCATTGAACCGGGAACTTCCATATaatatgatgatgttctgtTACAGCACACAGCGTTAACCAACACTTGATGCCGAAGTATAAAATGAAGCAACTTTGGACGTTTGATGAGTAACTCAGATGGAAGCACACTTAGTTATAATGAacttgttcttttctttgggtCGATCTGGGAGGCACGGAATCGTTAGTTCTAGTCTCcctcaattttttttttccccgcCCTACTTTGCCCCATCGGTTTTCTACCTAATGTCTGGAATCACCCATCTAAGTACGAGTTGTCACACTTTTACAATGTACCAAGGGAATTGACCACCATTAGTGAGGTTGAATAATAAGTCCGCCTTTAGTGAAGAATAGTTGCCAAGGAACCTATATAGCTGGTATCaatggggaaaaaaagggcaACAATAAATTATGAGTAGAACcgaaaggggggaagggagaaaaagaggaagacgtggGAAATAATTGACAGAGCCGTGGGCAGCAGGCGTGTTTAGCAACACCAGAAACATGATAACTAAATTAGTCACAGTATTGTTCTTGTCTGATAGTAAGCGTACTTGGGAAAAAATTATACAATGTATAATAGAATGAAGGCGCACCCTAGAACTCATGGTCAACAATACGCAGATATGGATGTAGAATGTGCCATAACGATTCTATTGCCAGAGAGAAGCTGTACCTCAAATTCAAATTATATACTAGAGTACCAGAAATGACACCTTCATTAGGTCCTAGTTGTTCATTCTGGAATTAGTACAAAGTGCTAAGCAGCCAGTACTATGGATGCTACGAGTCAAACGAAGGGACCATGAGCCAAGCGAACAAGCTATCCAACATGAGCGTATTTTTTCCTTGATGAAAGTACAAAAATGGTGCAAACATTAGATTAGACTACATCACAGAATGGCTGTACGTTGTAGATATCGCCAGGATGTCTGTGACTGTGGATACTGCCACGACGTAACTCTTTTAAGGTGCAAGTAGTAAAGATCTACTGCTGGGTACTGAACGATCCAGGCACTAGTATGATTGCGGCAACCCTCCGCCAAGTACGTAATAATCCTGCACCCACTGAAAGTATTGTATGATGTCATGATAGAGCACTACCGTACAAAGTATGCTCAAGGTCGTCCTCCATCTTGCTGTGCTTCTCGTGTCTTTCGATCATAACGACGTCACTCCGTACCTCACCACGGATCGACTATGGACTTGTCCGGTGACGGTACTTAGGGGTTGAAAAGGCCAGCCTAGCCCAGCTCCATGCCATAAAACGAGGCTTACTTGCTCGAAAGAATCTACTTCCTACACTTCAATTCTCTCAACTTCGAAGCACCTTACTTgaattatatcttatctcTACAACACCGAAGCCCCCAACTACCTATCTCCAAAATGACAACCTTGAACTGTGAGTGCTCGTCTGTCCTCGCAGTGCAAGCGACGACCCCTCCCCCTTAACTCCAACTCTCATGAATTAACATAATTGGCCTAGATCTCCCTTCAGTCAAGCCCTCCGCAATTGCGGCAGGTGCTCTTTTCACCCACACTGCTTCCCTCGGCATTCTCGCGCCCGTATTCGGCGATACCTATCATCGTGCCCAAGCAGCCAATTCCAAGGAAGAGTTCCTCAAATCTAAAGAGGCTGCCGGTGCAGTAGCAGCCTGGGGTACCTCCTTGGTTGGAAGCTCAGTCCAAACATACGGAGTAGCAGCTCTGATCAACGCCACGGGTACTTTGAGCTACAAGGGAGCGGCTTATCTTGGGAGCTTGATCTTCATGGCCAGCGCAGCCCCCGGTGTATGTTCTCcccatcttttccttttcccacTGCCAACTCGCATTTCAGACATGCTAATCATGTGTTGCCTTTGTATAGGTTGTGAGCCAGGTCTTTGCCGAAAAGAGACCCCTTGACACTGTTGCCGTAGGTGCAGTCAGCAGGTTGTTTGAAACAGTGGGACTCAGCCTCTTCCTTACTTGGTGGGGTACCCGCACGAATCCATTTTCTAGCAGCTATTAAAGGTTCTATTGTTGCAGTGTAATATTTGATAATGTCGTTTTTTAAATATCAGTTGATCATATATTCGGCAAATAGTCATTTTTCTAGTCCACTAAAGTTAAAAGACTTGAGTATAGAGCGTGCGCCATGCAACTAAAACCCACAACCCCGAAAAAGCTTACACTGGCTCCTTTCAAGTTCTTGCTGTGTTTAGGTGTAGAGTGGATTTGCTAGACGCATTGCCTGCGATCCTGGGTGTGGAACTTGACTCTGTCACAGATATGCAACTCAAGGAGCCAAATGTGCTCTACACAGTGTACACAGTTCATTCGATTCTTGACCCATTGGCAGCAGAATGTAATTTGTAGGCTTGCGCCATTACCTGAGGAACGCGTTAGTCGTTTCCTTTGCTTGTCCCAATAAGTTTTGATGGGGTACAAAATCGACTATAGTTACTGTCAATTACATCTACAAGTACACCAAGTAATATCTACAACACCAGTAAATATCAAACACACAAAAGCACGAGGACAGACCGTCTAGTAATGGGAGCATGTAATAAAGGGAAAGTAAGTACAATTGCATTTATCTCAATATTGTACCCAATAGCTGCGTAGACAAGCTAAACGAAAGTGCGGCAGGGGTAGCTTATCAAAGGTGTTAGCTTGGTCTAGAGATAACGGGGATAGGTAGCACATACACACTGGGGTAGCCATGGTCATGGCCGAGCTGATATTTGCTACCAGCAGGGTTCAAGTTGCATGGCAGCGGAGGCAAACCATTAGCGCCCAGAACTTCCTTGATTCCATTCTTGTCCTTCTCAAACAGACCAGCAAGGCCGCGCTCTTCGGCCTGTTGCTTCACGGACACCAATTGTTTCTCTCCTGCCTCGCCGATCTGAAGCACATCATCCTTGGGGGCAGCTTGACTGCCTACACTGAGCAGGCCCACAGCATCCGCCTGACTGACCGCACTGAGCCGGGGGTAATTCCTCCGAACATCACGTTTCCAATAAGGGTTGTCAGCCAAGTCACCGGCCGGAACAGTAACCGGATCATCGTAGgatagaggaggaagagctccaGGGGTCGGTAGACGATACTGAGCGTTCAACGGAACACCCGTGGAGCGAGTCGGGTCGACGGCAAGGAGGCGGCGAATGCGTTCCCATATCCCAGTGGACTGAACAGTGTATTTCTGATAaagaataagtaaaatattCTGTCCTGATGTAACACAGAGCAGCCAATGGCTATCTCCTACCTTATGAACGGCTATCACATTGGATGCGGACTTAGCCGCTTTCACGATGTCGCGAGCCATGATTTCTTTTCTGTCCAAGTAACGTATTAATGATTTAGGCGCAATTATGATAAGGGATTTTGCTATAGTGGGTGTTACTTTACCTGAGTACTATATCGGGAAGGAAATGGAAGACCTTCAAGGGTACGTCCTTCGCCGCACGGTCTCAAACGGAACCAGGCCTGCGGAATCGAGCCTCTACACACGGAACAACGTATTCTCCGACAGCCGCACACCCCCGATTGCCCAAGGTAACATTTGTGGTAGGTAGCAGTGGAAATGAAAGAGCCCTGTTATTTTcatggagaaaaaaaaaacaacatTACTGTATACTAAATTGTCGGAGGGCATGCAGTTACAGGCCACATATTATAAGAGGCTAAATTGCCTTGCTCACGCGTGAGAAGCGGGCTACTATGGCCGATTACAGTTCGGGTTGGGGGGTATTCTGGGGCATCAATCGCGaggatgatttggaattgcATATAGTGCTTATGCCAGACAAGGCATGTACCAACTGGAAACCTCAAGGCCTCTCAATATGTCTGTAACAAATGAATCAATCAGCTACCACGTTCAATGGGAGCAACCCCATTGTAGTGATATGCTGGTTACCCACTATCAATGACTAGTCATCCTTAGCTGGTGGACTCGCGTGGCGGGTTTCGTCTCCGGAGCTCGGTTTCTTCAATTCTGCAGCTAGATTACGTGCAGCATCAAGCGTTGCATCGGGGCCCCCGGGCTGTAGTATCAAAACTTTGCCCTCTTTATCAACAGCAAAGATTCCTCGAATTGTGCCTTTTGGCGACTTTTTAAGTCCAAGAGCTGCTATCAATGTAGCGGTGGGATTGCAGAGAAGAGGGTATGGCAACCTTTGTTTAGTCTTGAACGTAGTATTTGCCTTTGGTGAGTCCGCTGAAAGGCCGTAAATGGATAAACCACTTTCCGTGATAGAGTCATAGTTGTCACGGAACAAACAGGCTTGTTTGGTACCTTTTGATATATTAGCTTCTCTAGGATTGCTGCAGCGGATGATTGTATCAAAGGCCATAATCGCGAACGGGTGTATTCGATGACCACCATGCGTGTTTGTACCCGCACCAGATTATCCTCATGGCAGAGTGCAGGGGAAattggggaggtgggagTAGAGGGTTTTACGTACAGCCTGGGGTTGAAGCTCTAGGGTACGTGAACAGCACGACACCAGCTTCACTAGCATCGACGAGATCTTTCAGCGTGGTTTTTTGCCCTTCGTCAGTCTCAATATCACCACCGAAGTTGTCCAAGTCTAGTTTGTCGCCAACTTTTGGAGCCTTGTCGTCGGAGATGGCCTTGGGGACATCCGGCTTTCGAGATACCGTGGATTCCTGAACTTTTTTGGCCTTGCGCTCTGCCGCAGGGGCTTGTGCTGGCGCTTTGCGCTTTCGTAGTTCGACCATATCTTGTAATTGAGAATCCAAGCGTTTGATGTTTTGTGTCAACgaaaacaaaacacaaaGAGTGGGAAGTAAAGAAAGTCTTTTGAAGATGCTTATCAACAGCTAAACAGTGGATCAATTCATAGATAGTGGAGTGTAGGCCAAGACTAACAGGTGAAAACGACTATCACCCGAGAGAGCCACTGTAGTACGCATGGGAGATGTGTAATAATTGGCAGGGATTCTTGTACAGGGGTATGTAAAGAACTAGAAAGTGCGTGCTTTGCATATGTAACTGACTAATTAACGTATCTATCAACCATGAATTTCCTATCTCCCCGTCAATATGGGGTTCCCCCGAGTACACCAAAAGCACGTATGTGCCTTCTAAATGTCGACCACCACCTTTGATACTGTTTGACGAATGCTCGATATCAAAAGGCAAAGCTGGCTCTTATTGGATAATTCAAAGACTTTTGATGATGCAGGAAACAAAGGGCCAGAGCATCATTCACACTGTCATATCTTGACCTCAATTATTTCAACTATCCTATAGTAAGAGTAATTGATCGGTAGCATAAGATGTTGTGATCTGGGGGTTTGTTCGGATATACAAAGTAGTAGTCGGCATGAACCAACCTCGACCCTCTAACATAGTAGCGCCTGATGTCAGATGCacataataagtaattaacTACTAGTGGGTTCTCTGCGGAGTTGAAGGCGGTCTTTTGACCTTGACCGGGAGTCAGATTACTGTACCGGTAAATCCCGACCCTTGGCGCCACTGTTCTTGTCCAGGAGAAGAACGCGGAATCCGGGGCTAAAATTCTCAAATTTTCTACCAATCCTACCGCTATATTGCACAAGATTGGCGATCGCCACTCTCACTCACTGCGTCCGCCTTCACGACCACTCATGTGGAGTTCTCATTACTCATCTTGTAGTAGTTGATTATTTGCCGCATCCTGAACTCCTCGTAGTTATCGAATCCATAAGAACCTATCTCCGAAGCACCTATCGCCACAGACTTGGGTCTCGCTCCCGGTCTGGctcgctctctttttctccttggACGTGCATCTTTCTTGTTCTCGAAAGTGTTTCATAAGCATACGGCCACTCTTTGTCTATCACGATCCCAAGGGACGTTTCAGATTGCAGTCTATCGACATGAGAGTCTTTTCTTCGACGTGCACTTTCGATTATTCTTGGGAAGAAGTTTCGGCGGCAAACTGGCGCAAATATTGTCCCTGGAATGACAAGTCTACACATGTCGTGGCAGTAGACACCCTATCTCGGGCAGTCGATGCTGATACTGGAATTGTACGTATCATCGACCATCTTACTCTCATTCTTACCGTGCAACATTTGGCTGATTGTCTTGTTGGATAGCTGCGGACAGAGCGTCTGATTACATGTAATCAATCAGTGCCGCAATGGGTTCTTTCACTCTTTGGAGGCAGTGCTACGTCGCATGTTTACGAAGTGTCCTACGTCGATCCTGTCTCGAAGAAGGTCACGATGTGTTCGACCAACCTTACATGGTCTAACGTCTTGAACGTCAAGGAGACCGTTATCTATCAGCCGTCGCCGTCAAACCCTTCCTCAACTACCGATTTCAACCAAGAGGCGAAGATTACTGCCTTGTGCGGTGGATggcagaaaataaaaaacaagGTAGAAGAAGCTAGCGTGGAGAGATTCAGTCAGAACGCGAAGAAGGGCCGAGAAGGGTTTGAGGCTGTTCTTGAGATGAGTCGCCGAGTTTTCAGTGAACAACGTGAACTCGAGAGCACTAAGCTTCAATCCTAACCACAGTTGGGGCTTGTGGTCTTGGTCTATCTTTTCCGTCATACGTTTTTGAGCGTTTGCATTAACTGGCGTCTCTCTTTCCCGTCTTTTCGCCTTCATCCATATGTCTTAATCGAAGCGTTTGTTTTTCTATTCCCGATGGATCTTCCCTCTGCAGTTGGTCCGGACCGCATCTGCTTGTGATTGTCTTTCAAATGCCTTGCCTCAGCGCCTTTTGTTTCTGCTATCACGCGCCACTCATGAGACATGTACAACCAAAAGTTATAGACTCTTCTTTCGCTTTCATCACCTGTCTCTTGTTCCGACATCGTATTCATATACCATGATTACTATATATGCACCAGAATAGAGGAATGGGCATGTTGAATTAATTCGCTTTTTCGTTAACGCATTTGAGTAATGGCGTTGCCATTTAAACACCAGTGTGGTTTGCTCTCGATAATTCCAGAGCATAACATTTTATGAAGGGGCTTCCTTGATCCCCTTTGTTGCTGCAATATGTAAATGGAACAAGTTCTCTTGACAAATACTGTCTTTCAACCGGAACGCTCACTATGGCAGTACAGAGtctaattattagaatatctAGTCAAGTCGCAGAACCATTCTAACACATGTAGTGGTCACACAAAATGGATGTTATATTATCTGACAGTTTGTAGCAGAAGGTACATTTGAAGTATATGCAAAGCATAGAAAGTATAGGTACCATTAAAGGTACGTTAGGCGGAGACTGATAATGTATCGCCCCGTTCCGAATCCTACGATGTCATcccgcctccttctccgcatgCCACATTGCCCCTCTTCAGCCCGCCTAGTCGGGTTAGGTAGGTGGACTCCCTAAGTCGTTTCACGGTCTCAACCCGTCGACAGCTTACCCGAACGCTTCAATACAAGCATAAGGTAATAGGGTACTCATCAAAACTCTGGCAATTGCTTCTTGTTTATGTTCCCTCCATACGAAGTTGCCCTACAACAATGAGCGCCACTCCTGAAGACATGATCCCCGCGCCAGGAGAGTGGCCCGTGGACCCCCAAGATGATGTACCCATTTCGGACAATCGCATTTGGGTAGACGGATGCTTTGACTTTAGCCATCATGGTATGACACCTTTTGCTCGTACCTTACACAGCACCTTCACTAGGCTGAGTTTTGTATAGGCCATGCGGGCGCTATGCTCCAGGCTCGCCAATTGGGAGACGAGCTTTATGTCGGTGTTCACTCTGACGAAGCAATTCTCGAGAATAAGGGGCCGACAGTTATGACACTGGATGAACGGTTAGTTTGCCTATATAAAGCAGCCCATTGGCCTTCTGACCCAAGTCTAGAGTAGCTGCAGTGGAAGCATGTCGCTGGGTGACTCGCTGCGTTCCCTCTGCTCCTTACGTGACATTTTTACCTTGGGTTTCGCACTACGGCTGCAAATATGTCGTCCATGGCGATGATATCACTTCCGACAGCAATGGGGAGGACTGCTACCGGTTTGTTAAAGCTGCAGGGCGCTTTCGTGTGGTCAAGAGAACTCCGGGAATATCCACGACAGACCTTGTTGGGCGAATGCTTTTGTGTACGAAAAACCATTTCGTCAAAAGCGTAAAAGATACCCTCAacggggaagaaggatctgGAAGTCTGGAAGAGCGCAAGCATTCGGCCAATAGTCTTATGCAAAGGATTCGTGATTATGCCACTGACGAGACTGGTCTACAGCCTGGCCCGCAGGTTTGGATCTGGAACGGATCGAGTTCTGCGAAACTTGGGAACACAGTCGAGGAACCTGGAGCATTCGAGACAATTGTTAACGGAAAGTCGCCAAGGCCTGGACAGCGAATTATCTATGTCGATGGGGGATTTGACTTGTTCTCATCCGGGCACATCGAATTCCTTCGACAGGTCTTAAcgcaggaggaattggaaggCCACCGGCGTGGTTGGTATGACGAAGAGCAAAAAGTCAAGAGAGTCAAAGAATACGGAGAGGACTATGGCCCTGCCTATGTTGTTGCTGGCATACATGACGACGATGTTATAAACCACTGGAAAGGCCTCAACTACCCCATCATGAACATCTTTGAACGCGGGCTATGCGTTCTGCAGTGTCGCGTATGTAATTCGAAGTGTCTGGAATCTTTGAGTGAAGAATCAACCTGCTAACCAGAGTT harbors:
- a CDS encoding putative mitochondrial protein sorting (Msf1) (BUSCO:EOG092641K1;~COG:U;~EggNog:ENOG410PIR9;~InterPro:IPR006797,IPR037365;~PFAM:PF04707;~go_component: GO:0005758 - mitochondrial intermembrane space [Evidence IEA]), which translates into the protein MRVFSSTCTFDYSWEEVSAANWRKYCPWNDKSTHVVAVDTLSRAVDADTGILRTERLITCNQSVPQWVLSLFGGSATSHVYEVSYVDPVSKKVTMCSTNLTWSNVLNVKETVIYQPSPSNPSSTTDFNQEAKITALCGGWQKIKNKVEEASVERFSQNAKKGREGFEAVLEMSRRVFSEQRELESTKLQS
- a CDS encoding thioredoxin peroxidase DOT5 (BUSCO:EOG0926578E;~COG:O;~EggNog:ENOG410PRGF;~InterPro:IPR036249,IPR013766,IPR000866;~PFAM:PF00578,PF08534;~go_function: GO:0016209 - antioxidant activity [Evidence IEA];~go_function: GO:0016491 - oxidoreductase activity [Evidence IEA];~go_process: GO:0055114 - oxidation-reduction process [Evidence IEA]), with the protein product MVELRKRKAPAQAPAAERKAKKVQESTVSRKPDVPKAISDDKAPKVGDKLDLDNFGGDIETDEGQKTTLKDLVDASEAGVVLFTYPRASTPGCTKQACLFRDNYDSITESGLSIYGLSADSPKANTTFKTKQRLPYPLLCNPTATLIAALGLKKSPKGTIRGIFAVDKEGKVLILQPGGPDATLDAARNLAAELKKPSSGDETRHASPPAKDD
- a CDS encoding DUF1761 domain-containing protein (COG:S;~EggNog:ENOG410PP5N;~InterPro:IPR013879;~PFAM:PF08570;~TransMembrane:4 (o14-35i56-81o93-114i126-144o)), with protein sequence MTTLNYLPSVKPSAIAAGALFTHTASLGILAPVFGDTYHRAQAANSKEEFLKSKEAAGAVAAWGTSLVGSSVQTYGVAALINATGTLSYKGAAYLGSLIFMASAAPGVVSQVFAEKRPLDTVAVGAVSRLFETVGLSLFLTWWGTRTNPFSSSY
- a CDS encoding ethanolamine-phosphate cytidylyltransferase (COG:I;~EggNog:ENOG410PGX0;~InterPro:IPR041723,IPR004821,IPR014729;~PFAM:PF01467;~go_function: GO:0003824 - catalytic activity [Evidence IEA];~go_process: GO:0009058 - biosynthetic process [Evidence IEA]); this translates as MSATPEDMIPAPGEWPVDPQDDVPISDNRIWVDGCFDFSHHGHAGAMLQARQLGDELYVGVHSDEAILENKGPTVMTLDERVAAVEACRWVTRCVPSAPYVTFLPWVSHYGCKYVVHGDDITSDSNGEDCYRFVKAAGRFRVVKRTPGISTTDLVGRMLLCTKNHFVKSVKDTLNGEEGSGSLEERKHSANSLMQRIRDYATDETGLQPGPQVWIWNGSSSAKLGNTVEEPGAFETIVNGKSPRPGQRIIYVDGGFDLFSSGHIEFLRQVLTQEELEGHRRGWYDEEQKVKRVKEYGEDYGPAYVVAGIHDDDVINHWKGLNYPIMNIFERGLCVLQCRYIHAVIFSSPFSPSQSYLEAMPLGVPDAVYHGPTTFIPLTYDPYVAPKRMGIFKETSSHTYQHVNAGEIVDRILKSREAYEERQRAKLEKGVVEELAKSKESASA
- a CDS encoding uncharacterized protein (COG:A;~EggNog:ENOG410QE65;~InterPro:IPR033684,IPR029063,IPR019410;~PFAM:PF10294), with amino-acid sequence MPAAIDMNDSLDIDESLIPVRDFKPASQSTISFDGMLSNPLLLQEDLKEGCGGQLWPAGMVLSKYLLRQHQSSFLGKTIVELGAGGGLVGLALARRCHPEVPRIYITDQAPMLPLMKTNIKLNNLSSTVEATVLNWGDSLPDSIPKHPAIILAADCVYFEPAFPLLISTLNDLLGPDSICYFCFKRRRRADLRFMKHARKMFDVEEIRDDPDAETYRRENIFLYQIRLKSDKRAV
- a CDS encoding putative NADH-ubiquinone oxidoreductase 21 kDa subunit (COG:S;~EggNog:ENOG410PP64;~InterPro:IPR016813); this translates as MARDIVKAAKSASNVIAVHKKYTVQSTGIWERIRRLLAVDPTRSTGVPLNAQYRLPTPGALPPLSYDDPVTVPAGDLADNPYWKRDVRRNYPRLSAVSQADAVGLLSVGSQAAPKDDVLQIGEAGEKQLVSVKQQAEERGLAGLFEKDKNGIKEVLGANGLPPLPCNLNPAGSKYQLGHDHGYPSVYPCRTFV